In the Vibrio hippocampi genome, TCACAAAATAATCAAATGCAAAGTGCGGTGGTTAAAGCTAAGACAGTGGCTAAAATCGCCGATATTGAACAAAAGATTGCCGATCTCACCGCCATTAAGAATACTTTGAAAACCTGGGCGTCGCACTGTCCCGGCAATGAATCGAATGACTGCCCTATCATGGATGGTCTCAAGGAAGGATGGTCTCAAGGCGCCATTGATTGACAGCAAGGGTTAAGTGAACACCCCGCCATCAATCCATTGTTCGACCTTTTACCTTCATCTAGCCTTTCATCTAGCTATCGAATGCACACTCAGTGCGACTTCCTTGAGTTAAAGGGGTCACTGTGTAACCCAATTGTTCAAGCAGTTG is a window encoding:
- the cueR gene encoding Cu(I)-responsive transcriptional regulator, which codes for MNIGEVAKRTGLTSKSIRLYEEKGLIHSLRSENGYRTYSDVQIQQLVLIARAKNLGFSLDDCKELVELSQNNQMQSAVVKAKTVAKIADIEQKIADLTAIKNTLKTWASHCPGNESNDCPIMDGLKEGWSQGAID